The DNA segment GGTGCTTATAGGCTGAGAGGCAAATATGCCAACCCTACGAACCTGAACTCGATAATGCGAGCGTAGGGAAGCGGTGGTGACTTGAACCAAGGGTCTAACCACCGAAACCCTTGGTTTTTTTTTGCGGAGGTAATCATGACACAACTGGAACTTGCCAGAAAAGGTATTATTTCAAACCAGATGGAACTGGTGGCGCAGTATGAGGGGCTGGAACCCGAGGTTATCCGAGACGGTATCCAGCAGGGAACGATTGTAATTCCGGCCAATGTCAATCATAAGAACCTCATTTGTCGCGGTATCGGACGGGGTCTTAAGACCAAGGTTAATGCCAACATCGGCACTTCTTCCGACGTTGCCGATATTCAGAACGAACTAAAAAAGCTGCGGGCTGCCATTGACGCCGGTGCCGATGCCGTCATGGACCTGAGCACCGGCGGCGACATAAGGGCGACCAGACGGGCCGTATTGGCGGCCTGTCCCTTGCCGGTGGGCACCGTGCCGGTTTACCAGGCGGCGATCGAGGCGATTGCCAGGCGCGGCGCTATCGTCAAAATGACCGTTGACGATCTGTTCGATTCGATTGCAGAACATGCCGGGGATGGGGTTGATTTCATCACGGTGCACTGTGGTGTCACCCGGTCTGCCATCAATCGGCTTCGGCAGCAGGGCAGAGTTACCGATGTGGTGTCACGCGGCGGTGCGTTTCTAATTTCCTGGATTCTGCATAACGAGCGTGAAAACCCGCTGTATGAACACTATGATCGTCTGCTGGAGATCGCCAGGGAGTTTGATGTCACCTTAAGTCTTGGCGATGGTATGCGTCCCGGCAGCCTGGCTGATGCCACTGACCGTGCTCAGATCGAGGAACTGCTGATCATCGGGGAATTGACCCAGCGAGCCCAGGACGCCGGGGTTCAAGTAATGGTTGAAGGTCCGGGGCATTTGCCTTTAAATCAGATTGAAACGAATGTTCAGTTGCAGAAGTCTATTTGCAAAGGGGCCCCCTTTTATGTCCTTGGCCCTCTGGTAACGGACGTGGCTGCCGGCTATGACCATATCACCGGTGCCATCGGCGGTGCTATTGCCGCTGCCGCCGGAACGGATTTCTTGTGTTATGTGACACCGGCCGAGCACCTTTCTCTGCCGGATGCCGAGGATGTACGCCAGGGCGTCATCGCCTCCCGAATTGCCGCGCACGCCGGTGATATCG comes from the Candidatus Desulfatibia profunda genome and includes:
- the thiC gene encoding phosphomethylpyrimidine synthase ThiC, producing the protein MTQLELARKGIISNQMELVAQYEGLEPEVIRDGIQQGTIVIPANVNHKNLICRGIGRGLKTKVNANIGTSSDVADIQNELKKLRAAIDAGADAVMDLSTGGDIRATRRAVLAACPLPVGTVPVYQAAIEAIARRGAIVKMTVDDLFDSIAEHAGDGVDFITVHCGVTRSAINRLRQQGRVTDVVSRGGAFLISWILHNERENPLYEHYDRLLEIAREFDVTLSLGDGMRPGSLADATDRAQIEELLIIGELTQRAQDAGVQVMVEGPGHLPLNQIETNVQLQKSICKGAPFYVLGPLVTDVAAGYDHITGAIGGAIAAAAGTDFLCYVTPAEHLSLPDAEDVRQGVIASRIAAHAGDIVKGVKGASDWDLKMATARKRLDWPEQIRLSIDPQHAGRVRGKHESSGAACSMCGEYCAMELMNKYLGTSVPKC